A single window of Drosophila suzukii chromosome 3, CBGP_Dsuzu_IsoJpt1.0, whole genome shotgun sequence DNA harbors:
- the Irk1 gene encoding G protein-activated inward rectifier potassium channel 4 isoform X5, translating to MLFYIGLVFIVCFSSILLQAMIWYRQTRFSSRRVRKRVVFKHGECNVVQGNVAKRRRRYLQSICFLFQDIFTTLVDAQWRWTLLVFAASFVFSWAFFGFIWWIIAYAHNDLEYTNLKNQSPDLVANMTHTVCVTQVSNMMSAFLYSVETQTTIGYGNRYVTEECPEAIFTMCIQCITGVFIQAFMVGIVFAKLSRPKKRAQTLLFSRNAVICHRDGVPCLMFRVGDMRKSHIIEAHVRAQIIRKKVTKEGEVLPFYQQELHIGADGGEDRLMFIWPTTIVHKIDRNSPLYMLSASDMLKERFEVVVMLEGVIESTGMTTQARSSYLPSEVLWGHRFVNVVSFRKETGEYEVDYTLFNNTYDVDTPLCSAKQLDELKSEYTKSAKSCPGLGGVNASFADRTLSTSFIQRIASAASVDHLDPASDESLDSGRLQIRSHSIPNGVLASELEPLNNNKHGASFTMGGLTITTTAPSIPNLSSINEKTNSGNSINSSNYSNNNSLSTLTGGGSAASGPGGGITIVAGSGHHGGGGGGGGRHKSNPRRLSIKQDQLPIDSIC from the exons ATGCTGTTCTATATTGGTCTGGTGTTTATAGTGTGCTTTTCGAGCATTTTGCTCCAAGCAATGATTTG GTACCGGCAGACACGCTTCAGTTCGCGGCGTGTGCGAAAACGTGTGGTCTTCAAGCACGGCGAGTGCAACGTTGTGCAGGGAAATGTGGCCAAAAGGCGGCGACGCTATCTACAG AGTATCTGTTTTCTCTTCCAGGACATTTTCACCACCCTGGTGGACGCTCAGTGGCGCTGGACGCTACTTGTCTTCGCCGCCAGCTTCGTCTTCTCGTGGGCCTTCTTCGGGTTCATCTGGTGGATCATCGCCTATGCGCACAATGACCTGGAGTACACCAATCTCAAGAACCAGTCGCCCGATCTGGTGGCCAACATGACGCACACGGTCTGCGTAACGCAGGTGTCCAACATGATGTCCGCCTTCCTGTACTCCGTGGAGACCCAGACGACCATTGGCTATGGTAATCGCTATGTGACGGAGGAATGTCCGGAGGCGATATTCACCATGTGCATCCAGTGCATCACGGGCGTCTTCATCCAGGCCTTCATGGTGGGCATTGTGTTTGCCAAGCTGTCACGCCCCAAGAAGCGTGCCCAAACGCTGCTCTTCTCCCGGAATGCGGTGATCTGCCATCGGGATGGAGTGCCATGTCTGATGTTCCGCGTGGGCGACATGCGCAAGTCGCACATCATCGAGGCCCATGTGCGGGCCCAGATCATCCGCAAGAAGGTGACCAAGGAGGGCGAGGTGCTGCCCTTCTATCAGCAGGAGCTGCATATAGGCGCCGATGGGGGCGAGGATCGGCTGATGTTCATCTGGCCCACGACCATTGTACACAAGATCGATAGAAACAGTCCACTGTACATGCTCTCCGCCTCGGATATGCTGAAGGAACGCTTCGAAGTGGTGGTTATGCTGG AGGGTGTCATCGAATCCACAGGCATGACCACGCAGGCCAGGAGCAGCTACCTGCCCTCGGAGGTGCTGTGGGGCCATCGCTTCGTGAATGTGGTGTCCTTCCGCAAGGAGACCGGCGAGTACGAGGTGGACTACACGTTGTTCAACAATACCTACGATGTGGACACGCCGCTCTGCAGCGCCAAGCAGCTGGACGAGCTCAAGTCGGAGTACACGAAGAGCGCCAAGAGCTGTCCCGGTCTGGGCGGTGTGAACGCATCCTTTGCGGATCGCACGCTCTCGACCAGCTTTATCCAGCGAATCGCCTCCGCCGCCTCGGTGGATCACCTGGATCCGGCGAGCGACGAATCGCTAGACTCCGGCCGCCTCCAGATACGCTCCCATTCCATACCCAACGGCGTGCTGGCCAGCGAGCTGGAGCCGCTGAATAACAACAAGCACGGCGCTTCGTTCACCATGGGCGGTCTGACCATCACGACGACGGCGCCCAGCATCCCCAACCTATCCAGTATTAACGAGAAGACCAACTCCGGCAATTCCATTAACAGCAGCAACTACAGCAATAACAACAGCTTGAGCACGCTGACCGGAGGAGGAAGTGCGGCCAGCGGACCCGGAGGAGGCATCACCATTGTGGCCGGTTCTGGGCACCATGGCGGCGGAGGAGGCGGTGGTGGTAGGCACAAGTCGAACCCCCGTCGCCTGAGCATCAAGCAGGATCAGCTGCCCATCGATTCCATTTGTTGA
- the Irk1 gene encoding G protein-activated inward rectifier potassium channel 4 isoform X3 produces MSELRRSFSRLSMIVYRATHSSEQSWREELLRYRQTRFSSRRVRKRVVFKHGECNVVQGNVAKRRRRYLQSICFLFQDIFTTLVDAQWRWTLLVFAASFVFSWAFFGFIWWIIAYAHNDLEYTNLKNQSPDLVANMTHTVCVTQVSNMMSAFLYSVETQTTIGYGNRYVTEECPEAIFTMCIQCITGVFIQAFMVGIVFAKLSRPKKRAQTLLFSRNAVICHRDGVPCLMFRVGDMRKSHIIEAHVRAQIIRKKVTKEGEVLPFYQQELHIGADGGEDRLMFIWPTTIVHKIDRNSPLYMLSASDMLKERFEVVVMLEGVIESTGMTTQARSSYLPSEVLWGHRFVNVVSFRKETGEYEVDYTLFNNTYDVDTPLCSAKQLDELKSEYTKSAKSCPGLGGVNASFADRTLSTSFIQRIASAASVDHLDPASDESLDSGRLQIRSHSIPNGVLASELEPLNNNKHGASFTMGGLTITTTAPSIPNLSSINEKTNSGNSINSSNYSNNNSLSTLTGGGSAASGPGGGITIVAGSGHHGGGGGGGGRHKSNPRRLSIKQDQLPIDSIC; encoded by the exons ATGTCTGAGCTGCGTCGCAGTTTCAGCCGACTGTCCATGATCGTCTACCGAGCCACTCATTCCAGCGAACAGTCGTGGCGAGAAGAGCTTCTCAG GTACCGGCAGACACGCTTCAGTTCGCGGCGTGTGCGAAAACGTGTGGTCTTCAAGCACGGCGAGTGCAACGTTGTGCAGGGAAATGTGGCCAAAAGGCGGCGACGCTATCTACAG AGTATCTGTTTTCTCTTCCAGGACATTTTCACCACCCTGGTGGACGCTCAGTGGCGCTGGACGCTACTTGTCTTCGCCGCCAGCTTCGTCTTCTCGTGGGCCTTCTTCGGGTTCATCTGGTGGATCATCGCCTATGCGCACAATGACCTGGAGTACACCAATCTCAAGAACCAGTCGCCCGATCTGGTGGCCAACATGACGCACACGGTCTGCGTAACGCAGGTGTCCAACATGATGTCCGCCTTCCTGTACTCCGTGGAGACCCAGACGACCATTGGCTATGGTAATCGCTATGTGACGGAGGAATGTCCGGAGGCGATATTCACCATGTGCATCCAGTGCATCACGGGCGTCTTCATCCAGGCCTTCATGGTGGGCATTGTGTTTGCCAAGCTGTCACGCCCCAAGAAGCGTGCCCAAACGCTGCTCTTCTCCCGGAATGCGGTGATCTGCCATCGGGATGGAGTGCCATGTCTGATGTTCCGCGTGGGCGACATGCGCAAGTCGCACATCATCGAGGCCCATGTGCGGGCCCAGATCATCCGCAAGAAGGTGACCAAGGAGGGCGAGGTGCTGCCCTTCTATCAGCAGGAGCTGCATATAGGCGCCGATGGGGGCGAGGATCGGCTGATGTTCATCTGGCCCACGACCATTGTACACAAGATCGATAGAAACAGTCCACTGTACATGCTCTCCGCCTCGGATATGCTGAAGGAACGCTTCGAAGTGGTGGTTATGCTGG AGGGTGTCATCGAATCCACAGGCATGACCACGCAGGCCAGGAGCAGCTACCTGCCCTCGGAGGTGCTGTGGGGCCATCGCTTCGTGAATGTGGTGTCCTTCCGCAAGGAGACCGGCGAGTACGAGGTGGACTACACGTTGTTCAACAATACCTACGATGTGGACACGCCGCTCTGCAGCGCCAAGCAGCTGGACGAGCTCAAGTCGGAGTACACGAAGAGCGCCAAGAGCTGTCCCGGTCTGGGCGGTGTGAACGCATCCTTTGCGGATCGCACGCTCTCGACCAGCTTTATCCAGCGAATCGCCTCCGCCGCCTCGGTGGATCACCTGGATCCGGCGAGCGACGAATCGCTAGACTCCGGCCGCCTCCAGATACGCTCCCATTCCATACCCAACGGCGTGCTGGCCAGCGAGCTGGAGCCGCTGAATAACAACAAGCACGGCGCTTCGTTCACCATGGGCGGTCTGACCATCACGACGACGGCGCCCAGCATCCCCAACCTATCCAGTATTAACGAGAAGACCAACTCCGGCAATTCCATTAACAGCAGCAACTACAGCAATAACAACAGCTTGAGCACGCTGACCGGAGGAGGAAGTGCGGCCAGCGGACCCGGAGGAGGCATCACCATTGTGGCCGGTTCTGGGCACCATGGCGGCGGAGGAGGCGGTGGTGGTAGGCACAAGTCGAACCCCCGTCGCCTGAGCATCAAGCAGGATCAGCTGCCCATCGATTCCATTTGTTGA
- the Irk1 gene encoding G protein-activated inward rectifier potassium channel 4 isoform X7, giving the protein MLFYIGLVFIVCFSSILLQAMIWYRQTRFSSRRVRKRVVFKHGECNVVQGNVAKRRRRYLQDIFTTLVDAQWRWTLLVFAASFVFSWAFFGFIWWIIAYAHNDLEYTNLKNQSPDLVANMTHTVCVTQVSNMMSAFLYSVETQTTIGYGNRYVTEECPEAIFTMCIQCITGVFIQAFMVGIVFAKLSRPKKRAQTLLFSRNAVICHRDGVPCLMFRVGDMRKSHIIEAHVRAQIIRKKVTKEGEVLPFYQQELHIGADGGEDRLMFIWPTTIVHKIDRNSPLYMLSASDMLKERFEVVVMLEGVIESTGMTTQARSSYLPSEVLWGHRFVNVVSFRKETGEYEVDYTLFNNTYDVDTPLCSAKQLDELKSEYTKSAKSCPGLGGVNASFADRTLSTSFIQRIASAASVDHLDPASDESLDSGRLQIRSHSIPNGVLASELEPLNNNKHGASFTMGGLTITTTAPSIPNLSSINEKTNSGNSINSSNYSNNNSLSTLTGGGSAASGPGGGITIVAGSGHHGGGGGGGGRHKSNPRRLSIKQDQLPIDSIC; this is encoded by the exons ATGCTGTTCTATATTGGTCTGGTGTTTATAGTGTGCTTTTCGAGCATTTTGCTCCAAGCAATGATTTG GTACCGGCAGACACGCTTCAGTTCGCGGCGTGTGCGAAAACGTGTGGTCTTCAAGCACGGCGAGTGCAACGTTGTGCAGGGAAATGTGGCCAAAAGGCGGCGACGCTATCTACAG GACATTTTCACCACCCTGGTGGACGCTCAGTGGCGCTGGACGCTACTTGTCTTCGCCGCCAGCTTCGTCTTCTCGTGGGCCTTCTTCGGGTTCATCTGGTGGATCATCGCCTATGCGCACAATGACCTGGAGTACACCAATCTCAAGAACCAGTCGCCCGATCTGGTGGCCAACATGACGCACACGGTCTGCGTAACGCAGGTGTCCAACATGATGTCCGCCTTCCTGTACTCCGTGGAGACCCAGACGACCATTGGCTATGGTAATCGCTATGTGACGGAGGAATGTCCGGAGGCGATATTCACCATGTGCATCCAGTGCATCACGGGCGTCTTCATCCAGGCCTTCATGGTGGGCATTGTGTTTGCCAAGCTGTCACGCCCCAAGAAGCGTGCCCAAACGCTGCTCTTCTCCCGGAATGCGGTGATCTGCCATCGGGATGGAGTGCCATGTCTGATGTTCCGCGTGGGCGACATGCGCAAGTCGCACATCATCGAGGCCCATGTGCGGGCCCAGATCATCCGCAAGAAGGTGACCAAGGAGGGCGAGGTGCTGCCCTTCTATCAGCAGGAGCTGCATATAGGCGCCGATGGGGGCGAGGATCGGCTGATGTTCATCTGGCCCACGACCATTGTACACAAGATCGATAGAAACAGTCCACTGTACATGCTCTCCGCCTCGGATATGCTGAAGGAACGCTTCGAAGTGGTGGTTATGCTGG AGGGTGTCATCGAATCCACAGGCATGACCACGCAGGCCAGGAGCAGCTACCTGCCCTCGGAGGTGCTGTGGGGCCATCGCTTCGTGAATGTGGTGTCCTTCCGCAAGGAGACCGGCGAGTACGAGGTGGACTACACGTTGTTCAACAATACCTACGATGTGGACACGCCGCTCTGCAGCGCCAAGCAGCTGGACGAGCTCAAGTCGGAGTACACGAAGAGCGCCAAGAGCTGTCCCGGTCTGGGCGGTGTGAACGCATCCTTTGCGGATCGCACGCTCTCGACCAGCTTTATCCAGCGAATCGCCTCCGCCGCCTCGGTGGATCACCTGGATCCGGCGAGCGACGAATCGCTAGACTCCGGCCGCCTCCAGATACGCTCCCATTCCATACCCAACGGCGTGCTGGCCAGCGAGCTGGAGCCGCTGAATAACAACAAGCACGGCGCTTCGTTCACCATGGGCGGTCTGACCATCACGACGACGGCGCCCAGCATCCCCAACCTATCCAGTATTAACGAGAAGACCAACTCCGGCAATTCCATTAACAGCAGCAACTACAGCAATAACAACAGCTTGAGCACGCTGACCGGAGGAGGAAGTGCGGCCAGCGGACCCGGAGGAGGCATCACCATTGTGGCCGGTTCTGGGCACCATGGCGGCGGAGGAGGCGGTGGTGGTAGGCACAAGTCGAACCCCCGTCGCCTGAGCATCAAGCAGGATCAGCTGCCCATCGATTCCATTTGTTGA
- the Irk1 gene encoding G protein-activated inward rectifier potassium channel 4 isoform X12, translated as MYRQTRFSSRRVRKRVVFKHGECNVVQGNVAKRRRRYLQSICFLFQDIFTTLVDAQWRWTLLVFAASFVFSWAFFGFIWWIIAYAHNDLEYTNLKNQSPDLVANMTHTVCVTQVSNMMSAFLYSVETQTTIGYGNRYVTEECPEAIFTMCIQCITGVFIQAFMVGIVFAKLSRPKKRAQTLLFSRNAVICHRDGVPCLMFRVGDMRKSHIIEAHVRAQIIRKKVTKEGEVLPFYQQELHIGADGGEDRLMFIWPTTIVHKIDRNSPLYMLSASDMLKERFEVVVMLEGVIESTGMTTQARSSYLPSEVLWGHRFVNVVSFRKETGEYEVDYTLFNNTYDVDTPLCSAKQLDELKSEYTKSAKSCPGLGGVNASFADRTLSTSFIQRIASAASVDHLDPASDESLDSGRLQIRSHSIPNGVLASELEPLNNNKHGASFTMGGLTITTTAPSIPNLSSINEKTNSGNSINSSNYSNNNSLSTLTGGGSAASGPGGGITIVAGSGHHGGGGGGGGRHKSNPRRLSIKQDQLPIDSIC; from the exons AT GTACCGGCAGACACGCTTCAGTTCGCGGCGTGTGCGAAAACGTGTGGTCTTCAAGCACGGCGAGTGCAACGTTGTGCAGGGAAATGTGGCCAAAAGGCGGCGACGCTATCTACAG AGTATCTGTTTTCTCTTCCAGGACATTTTCACCACCCTGGTGGACGCTCAGTGGCGCTGGACGCTACTTGTCTTCGCCGCCAGCTTCGTCTTCTCGTGGGCCTTCTTCGGGTTCATCTGGTGGATCATCGCCTATGCGCACAATGACCTGGAGTACACCAATCTCAAGAACCAGTCGCCCGATCTGGTGGCCAACATGACGCACACGGTCTGCGTAACGCAGGTGTCCAACATGATGTCCGCCTTCCTGTACTCCGTGGAGACCCAGACGACCATTGGCTATGGTAATCGCTATGTGACGGAGGAATGTCCGGAGGCGATATTCACCATGTGCATCCAGTGCATCACGGGCGTCTTCATCCAGGCCTTCATGGTGGGCATTGTGTTTGCCAAGCTGTCACGCCCCAAGAAGCGTGCCCAAACGCTGCTCTTCTCCCGGAATGCGGTGATCTGCCATCGGGATGGAGTGCCATGTCTGATGTTCCGCGTGGGCGACATGCGCAAGTCGCACATCATCGAGGCCCATGTGCGGGCCCAGATCATCCGCAAGAAGGTGACCAAGGAGGGCGAGGTGCTGCCCTTCTATCAGCAGGAGCTGCATATAGGCGCCGATGGGGGCGAGGATCGGCTGATGTTCATCTGGCCCACGACCATTGTACACAAGATCGATAGAAACAGTCCACTGTACATGCTCTCCGCCTCGGATATGCTGAAGGAACGCTTCGAAGTGGTGGTTATGCTGG AGGGTGTCATCGAATCCACAGGCATGACCACGCAGGCCAGGAGCAGCTACCTGCCCTCGGAGGTGCTGTGGGGCCATCGCTTCGTGAATGTGGTGTCCTTCCGCAAGGAGACCGGCGAGTACGAGGTGGACTACACGTTGTTCAACAATACCTACGATGTGGACACGCCGCTCTGCAGCGCCAAGCAGCTGGACGAGCTCAAGTCGGAGTACACGAAGAGCGCCAAGAGCTGTCCCGGTCTGGGCGGTGTGAACGCATCCTTTGCGGATCGCACGCTCTCGACCAGCTTTATCCAGCGAATCGCCTCCGCCGCCTCGGTGGATCACCTGGATCCGGCGAGCGACGAATCGCTAGACTCCGGCCGCCTCCAGATACGCTCCCATTCCATACCCAACGGCGTGCTGGCCAGCGAGCTGGAGCCGCTGAATAACAACAAGCACGGCGCTTCGTTCACCATGGGCGGTCTGACCATCACGACGACGGCGCCCAGCATCCCCAACCTATCCAGTATTAACGAGAAGACCAACTCCGGCAATTCCATTAACAGCAGCAACTACAGCAATAACAACAGCTTGAGCACGCTGACCGGAGGAGGAAGTGCGGCCAGCGGACCCGGAGGAGGCATCACCATTGTGGCCGGTTCTGGGCACCATGGCGGCGGAGGAGGCGGTGGTGGTAGGCACAAGTCGAACCCCCGTCGCCTGAGCATCAAGCAGGATCAGCTGCCCATCGATTCCATTTGTTGA
- the Irk1 gene encoding G protein-activated inward rectifier potassium channel 4 isoform X14 has translation MYRQTRFSSRRVRKRVVFKHGECNVVQGNVAKRRRRYLQDIFTTLVDAQWRWTLLVFAASFVFSWAFFGFIWWIIAYAHNDLEYTNLKNQSPDLVANMTHTVCVTQVSNMMSAFLYSVETQTTIGYGNRYVTEECPEAIFTMCIQCITGVFIQAFMVGIVFAKLSRPKKRAQTLLFSRNAVICHRDGVPCLMFRVGDMRKSHIIEAHVRAQIIRKKVTKEGEVLPFYQQELHIGADGGEDRLMFIWPTTIVHKIDRNSPLYMLSASDMLKERFEVVVMLEGVIESTGMTTQARSSYLPSEVLWGHRFVNVVSFRKETGEYEVDYTLFNNTYDVDTPLCSAKQLDELKSEYTKSAKSCPGLGGVNASFADRTLSTSFIQRIASAASVDHLDPASDESLDSGRLQIRSHSIPNGVLASELEPLNNNKHGASFTMGGLTITTTAPSIPNLSSINEKTNSGNSINSSNYSNNNSLSTLTGGGSAASGPGGGITIVAGSGHHGGGGGGGGRHKSNPRRLSIKQDQLPIDSIC, from the exons AT GTACCGGCAGACACGCTTCAGTTCGCGGCGTGTGCGAAAACGTGTGGTCTTCAAGCACGGCGAGTGCAACGTTGTGCAGGGAAATGTGGCCAAAAGGCGGCGACGCTATCTACAG GACATTTTCACCACCCTGGTGGACGCTCAGTGGCGCTGGACGCTACTTGTCTTCGCCGCCAGCTTCGTCTTCTCGTGGGCCTTCTTCGGGTTCATCTGGTGGATCATCGCCTATGCGCACAATGACCTGGAGTACACCAATCTCAAGAACCAGTCGCCCGATCTGGTGGCCAACATGACGCACACGGTCTGCGTAACGCAGGTGTCCAACATGATGTCCGCCTTCCTGTACTCCGTGGAGACCCAGACGACCATTGGCTATGGTAATCGCTATGTGACGGAGGAATGTCCGGAGGCGATATTCACCATGTGCATCCAGTGCATCACGGGCGTCTTCATCCAGGCCTTCATGGTGGGCATTGTGTTTGCCAAGCTGTCACGCCCCAAGAAGCGTGCCCAAACGCTGCTCTTCTCCCGGAATGCGGTGATCTGCCATCGGGATGGAGTGCCATGTCTGATGTTCCGCGTGGGCGACATGCGCAAGTCGCACATCATCGAGGCCCATGTGCGGGCCCAGATCATCCGCAAGAAGGTGACCAAGGAGGGCGAGGTGCTGCCCTTCTATCAGCAGGAGCTGCATATAGGCGCCGATGGGGGCGAGGATCGGCTGATGTTCATCTGGCCCACGACCATTGTACACAAGATCGATAGAAACAGTCCACTGTACATGCTCTCCGCCTCGGATATGCTGAAGGAACGCTTCGAAGTGGTGGTTATGCTGG AGGGTGTCATCGAATCCACAGGCATGACCACGCAGGCCAGGAGCAGCTACCTGCCCTCGGAGGTGCTGTGGGGCCATCGCTTCGTGAATGTGGTGTCCTTCCGCAAGGAGACCGGCGAGTACGAGGTGGACTACACGTTGTTCAACAATACCTACGATGTGGACACGCCGCTCTGCAGCGCCAAGCAGCTGGACGAGCTCAAGTCGGAGTACACGAAGAGCGCCAAGAGCTGTCCCGGTCTGGGCGGTGTGAACGCATCCTTTGCGGATCGCACGCTCTCGACCAGCTTTATCCAGCGAATCGCCTCCGCCGCCTCGGTGGATCACCTGGATCCGGCGAGCGACGAATCGCTAGACTCCGGCCGCCTCCAGATACGCTCCCATTCCATACCCAACGGCGTGCTGGCCAGCGAGCTGGAGCCGCTGAATAACAACAAGCACGGCGCTTCGTTCACCATGGGCGGTCTGACCATCACGACGACGGCGCCCAGCATCCCCAACCTATCCAGTATTAACGAGAAGACCAACTCCGGCAATTCCATTAACAGCAGCAACTACAGCAATAACAACAGCTTGAGCACGCTGACCGGAGGAGGAAGTGCGGCCAGCGGACCCGGAGGAGGCATCACCATTGTGGCCGGTTCTGGGCACCATGGCGGCGGAGGAGGCGGTGGTGGTAGGCACAAGTCGAACCCCCGTCGCCTGAGCATCAAGCAGGATCAGCTGCCCATCGATTCCATTTGTTGA
- the Irk1 gene encoding G protein-activated inward rectifier potassium channel 4 isoform X4, with protein MSELRRSFSRLSMIVYRATHSSEQSWREELLRYRQTRFSSRRVRKRVVFKHGECNVVQGNVAKRRRRYLQDIFTTLVDAQWRWTLLVFAASFVFSWAFFGFIWWIIAYAHNDLEYTNLKNQSPDLVANMTHTVCVTQVSNMMSAFLYSVETQTTIGYGNRYVTEECPEAIFTMCIQCITGVFIQAFMVGIVFAKLSRPKKRAQTLLFSRNAVICHRDGVPCLMFRVGDMRKSHIIEAHVRAQIIRKKVTKEGEVLPFYQQELHIGADGGEDRLMFIWPTTIVHKIDRNSPLYMLSASDMLKERFEVVVMLEGVIESTGMTTQARSSYLPSEVLWGHRFVNVVSFRKETGEYEVDYTLFNNTYDVDTPLCSAKQLDELKSEYTKSAKSCPGLGGVNASFADRTLSTSFIQRIASAASVDHLDPASDESLDSGRLQIRSHSIPNGVLASELEPLNNNKHGASFTMGGLTITTTAPSIPNLSSINEKTNSGNSINSSNYSNNNSLSTLTGGGSAASGPGGGITIVAGSGHHGGGGGGGGRHKSNPRRLSIKQDQLPIDSIC; from the exons ATGTCTGAGCTGCGTCGCAGTTTCAGCCGACTGTCCATGATCGTCTACCGAGCCACTCATTCCAGCGAACAGTCGTGGCGAGAAGAGCTTCTCAG GTACCGGCAGACACGCTTCAGTTCGCGGCGTGTGCGAAAACGTGTGGTCTTCAAGCACGGCGAGTGCAACGTTGTGCAGGGAAATGTGGCCAAAAGGCGGCGACGCTATCTACAG GACATTTTCACCACCCTGGTGGACGCTCAGTGGCGCTGGACGCTACTTGTCTTCGCCGCCAGCTTCGTCTTCTCGTGGGCCTTCTTCGGGTTCATCTGGTGGATCATCGCCTATGCGCACAATGACCTGGAGTACACCAATCTCAAGAACCAGTCGCCCGATCTGGTGGCCAACATGACGCACACGGTCTGCGTAACGCAGGTGTCCAACATGATGTCCGCCTTCCTGTACTCCGTGGAGACCCAGACGACCATTGGCTATGGTAATCGCTATGTGACGGAGGAATGTCCGGAGGCGATATTCACCATGTGCATCCAGTGCATCACGGGCGTCTTCATCCAGGCCTTCATGGTGGGCATTGTGTTTGCCAAGCTGTCACGCCCCAAGAAGCGTGCCCAAACGCTGCTCTTCTCCCGGAATGCGGTGATCTGCCATCGGGATGGAGTGCCATGTCTGATGTTCCGCGTGGGCGACATGCGCAAGTCGCACATCATCGAGGCCCATGTGCGGGCCCAGATCATCCGCAAGAAGGTGACCAAGGAGGGCGAGGTGCTGCCCTTCTATCAGCAGGAGCTGCATATAGGCGCCGATGGGGGCGAGGATCGGCTGATGTTCATCTGGCCCACGACCATTGTACACAAGATCGATAGAAACAGTCCACTGTACATGCTCTCCGCCTCGGATATGCTGAAGGAACGCTTCGAAGTGGTGGTTATGCTGG AGGGTGTCATCGAATCCACAGGCATGACCACGCAGGCCAGGAGCAGCTACCTGCCCTCGGAGGTGCTGTGGGGCCATCGCTTCGTGAATGTGGTGTCCTTCCGCAAGGAGACCGGCGAGTACGAGGTGGACTACACGTTGTTCAACAATACCTACGATGTGGACACGCCGCTCTGCAGCGCCAAGCAGCTGGACGAGCTCAAGTCGGAGTACACGAAGAGCGCCAAGAGCTGTCCCGGTCTGGGCGGTGTGAACGCATCCTTTGCGGATCGCACGCTCTCGACCAGCTTTATCCAGCGAATCGCCTCCGCCGCCTCGGTGGATCACCTGGATCCGGCGAGCGACGAATCGCTAGACTCCGGCCGCCTCCAGATACGCTCCCATTCCATACCCAACGGCGTGCTGGCCAGCGAGCTGGAGCCGCTGAATAACAACAAGCACGGCGCTTCGTTCACCATGGGCGGTCTGACCATCACGACGACGGCGCCCAGCATCCCCAACCTATCCAGTATTAACGAGAAGACCAACTCCGGCAATTCCATTAACAGCAGCAACTACAGCAATAACAACAGCTTGAGCACGCTGACCGGAGGAGGAAGTGCGGCCAGCGGACCCGGAGGAGGCATCACCATTGTGGCCGGTTCTGGGCACCATGGCGGCGGAGGAGGCGGTGGTGGTAGGCACAAGTCGAACCCCCGTCGCCTGAGCATCAAGCAGGATCAGCTGCCCATCGATTCCATTTGTTGA